AATAGTTTTTGCCGTGCCACTTGCCCTCTGGGCACCTATCTACTTATTCGAAAATATTTCCATAATGGAAGCATTTAAGAAAACTTTCCGTCTGGGCTTTGCTACCTGGGGAGGTGTCTTCCTTATTTCTTTAGTCATGGGAATCATAGCCGGCATACTACAGGGAGTCACCTTGGTGCCCTGGTATGCAGCTACAATTGTAAAAATACTCTTCACTATGAGTGACGTAGGAAGTGAAGCAACCGTATCAGTAGGATATAGTTTCATGCTCTATCTACTGGCAGTAGTGCAAGCATTCGGTGCTTATCTAGCAATGATTTTCACATTTGTGGGATTAGCCTATCAATACGGGCATGCATCCGAAAAGATGGATAGTGTAACGATAGAAAGTGACATTGATAACTTTGACAAACTCTAAATCAATCTAAATGACTCTTTCTCCGACTGATACATTGGTTTGTGATACTACGCAACTTGCTGTGTGGCAATCTGACGCAGACTACAACTACAACCGTGAGTTGATAGCCCCCGAAGTGAATATATTCGAATGGCTCAACAGGTGGTTCGGAGAAATATTGCAGAGTATATTTGGCAGTCAGTTTGCTGAAGATTATTCAAAAACGATTCTGATAAGTGTTGCTGTCCTCATGCTGTTACTGATCGGCTGGTTCATTTATAAAAAAAATCCGGCAATATTCATACGTTCCCGCAAGAATGCTTTACCTTACAGTGTGGGGGAAGATACCATTTATGGAGTTGATTTTGCCCTAAAAATAGCCTCTTCCCTTTCCCGCCACGATTACAGGGAAGCAATCCGACTGCTATATTTGCAAACATTGAAGCAACTCAGTGACGAAAAACGTATTGACTGGCAACTCTATAAAACGCCTACACAATATATTTATGAAGTACGGATGCCTGCATTTCAGAGGTTAACCCATCACTTTTTGCGAGTGCGCTATGGAAACTTTGAAGCAACGGAAGAATTATTCCAGACCATGCTATCCTTACAGGGAGAAGTCAAGAAAGGAGGCATTGTATGAAAGGAAATCACTTGTTTATCATCTGTATTGCCATCTTTTTACTCTTAATGTTCGCGATAGAATGTAGATTACCCAAAAAGTTTGTATGGGCTCCTAGTTTCAGCCACTACGATAAACAACCTTTCGGATGTGCCGTTTTCGACAGTTTGCTATCTACGTCGTTACCAAAGGGGTATTCTTTATCTCGAAAAACCTTTTATGAACTGGAACAGGAAGACACAATCTCTCGTAGAGGCATATTAGTAGCCACTAATAACCTGTCTCTGACAGATGTGGATGTAGAAGCAATACTAAAGATAGCAAAACGGGGAAATAAGATTATGCTGGTGAGTAACTCTTTCAACAGAAATTTAGAAGATACATTGGATTTTAATAGCAGTTATTCCTACTTTAGCCCGGCATTATTAAAGAAATATGCAGCTGCATCATTGGAGAAAGATACTCTCTTCTGGATAGGAGATTCTGCCGCATATCCCCGGCAATCCTTCTATTTCTATCCTCAATTGTGTTCTTCTTACCTCATGCCCGATTCGCTTCCGGCTAAGGTACTGGCAGAAAAGGGTATTCCAAGTGTCCCAATAGCCTTATCCTATCCATGGGGAAAAGGTGAAATAATCCTGGTCTCTACTCCCCTGCTCTTTACTAATTATGGAGTATTAGATGGAAAAAATGCGACTTACATTTTCCGCCTATTATCCCAAATGGGAGATTTACCCATTGTCCGCACCGAAGGTTACATGAAGCAAACGGCCCAAATACAGATGTCCCCTTTCCGGTATTTCCTTTCTCAAAGACCGCTGAGATGGGCTTTGTATTTGACGATGTTCACCATTATCCTCTTCATGGTATTCACCGCCCGAAGGAGGCAACGGGTAATTCCTATCATCTACCAACCGGAAAACAAATCGCTGGAATTTACCGAACTGATAGGAACTCTTTATTTTCAAAAGAAAGATCATGCCGACTTGGTGCATAAAAAGTATATCTACTTTGCAGAAGAATTGAGAAGAGAAATTCAGGTAAATATAGAGGAAGTAGCAAATGACGAACACTCTTTCAGCAGAATAGCCCAAAAGACCGGTATGAATACAGAAGAGATCAGTGAGCTTATCCGTTCCATCAGACCAGTGATTTATGGAGGGTGCACTATTTCTGTAGAGCAGATGAAGTATTTTATTGATAAGATGAATGAAATAATAGATCATATATAAAGAAGAAATTTATGGAAGAGAATATTGAAAGACGAGTAGATTTGACTCTCTTTTCCGAGAAGATACAAGAGTTGAAAGACCAGATTGCATCTGTCATCGTAGGTCAGGAGCAAATGGTGGACTTGGTATTGACTGCCATTTTAGCAAATGGGCATGTCTTGATAGAAGGTGTGCCGGGAGTAGCAAAAACACTGCTGGCCCGTCTGGTTGCCCGCCTGATTGATGCGGATTTCAGCCGTATTCAGTTTACTCCAGACCTAATGCCAAGCGATGTACTGGGTACAACTGTATTTAATATGAAAACCAATGATTTTGATTTCCATCGGGGCCCCATCTTTGCCGACATCGTATTGGTGGATGAAATCAATCGTGCTCCGGCCAAGACACAGGCTGCCCTGTTCGAAGTAATGGAAGAGCGTCAGGTCAGTATTGACGGAATGACTTATCCTATGGGAGAGCTTTATACAATTCTGGCTACTCAAAATCCTGTAGAGCAAGAAGGTACTTATAAACTACCCGAGGCGCAACTCGACCGTTTCCTGATGAAAATAACAATGGACTACCCAACTCTGGATGAAGAAATAAACATCCTGAAACACCATCATACAAATGCCACATTCGTAAAACTGGAGGACATCGATTCTACCATTACCAAAGAAGAGTTCTTATCTCTCCGCAAGCTGATGAACCAGGTATTTATTGATCATACATTGCTTCAATACATTGCCATGATTGTACAGCAGACGCGCACCAGCAAAGCCGTATATCTGGGAGCTTCTCCACGTGCATCTGTCGCTATGTTGCAGACCTCTAAAGCATACGCTCTATTGCAGGGACGTGATTTCATAACACCGGAAGATATAAAATTTGTTGCTCCATACGTACTCCAGCACCGCCTGATTCTGACTGCGGAGGCCGAAATGGAAGGATATTCACCGGTGAAAGTAACCCAACGCCTGATTGATAAGGTAGAAGTACCGAAATGATTTTAAACCGACGCTTTTATATTGCCCTCAGCCTGATTATCCTGTTACTGGGTAGCGGGTATACTTTTGCTCCGCTCTTTGTTCTCGGGCAATGGATGCTTTTTATCATGCTCCTGGCTGTATTAGCGGAAGGATACATGCTTTATCGCATCCATGGTATACAGGCATTTCGCCAATGTTCATCACGTTTTTCCAACGGAGATGAAAATACGGTGAACATTCGGGTGGAGAGCAGTTATCCATATGCAGTATCCGTGGAAGTCATTGATGAAATACCTTTTATATTCCAGCAGCGAAATATAAATTTCCAGATAAAGCTCCAAGCAAATGAAGGTAAAACAATCAGCTACCAATTACGACCCACCCATCGGGGAATCTACAATTTTGGACGGATTCGTGTATTTGTACAAGGCCGGATGGGATTACTTTCGCGCCGCTATACCTGTGGTGATAGCCAAGATGTCAAAGTCTATCCATCCTACCTGATGTTACATCGTTATGAATTGCTGGCAATAAGTGATAATCTTACGGAATTGGGTATAAAACGTATACGTCGCGTAGGACATCACACTGAGTTTGAGCAGATAAAGGAATATGTAAAAGGCGATGATTATCGCACTATAAACTGGAAAGCAAGTGCCCGCAAGCACGAACTTATGGTAAATGTGTATCAAGACGAACGTTCCCAGCAAATTTATAGTGTGATAGACAAGGGACGAGTTATGCAACAGGCTTTTCGTGGAATGACTTTACTTGACTATGCGGTAAATGCCTCATTAGTTCTTTCGTACGTTGCCATGCAGAAAGAAGACAAAGCCGGACTCATAACCTTTGATGAACATTTCGATACCTTCGTACCAGCATCAAGCCGTCCCGGACATATGCAGACATTGCTTGAAAATCTCTATAATCAGGAAACTACTTTCAGTGAAACGGACTTTTCTTCCTTATGCGTACATCTGAACAAGCATGTCAATAAACGTAGCCTTTTGGTTTTATACACCAACTTCTCCAGTATGGGAAGCATGAACAGGCAATTAGCATACCTGCAACAACTGAATCGACAACACCGCCTACTGGTAGTATTCTTCGAAGATGCTGACCTAAAAGCCTATATTGCTACTCCTGCCTCAGATACGGAAGGATACTATCGCCATGTCATTGCCGAAAAATTTGCCTTTGAAAAACGATTAATTGTCTCTACCCTAAAACAGCATGGCATTTATTCTCTATTGACCACGCCCGGAAATCTCTCTATTGATGTAATTAATAAATATCTGGAGATAAAATCGAGACAGTTACTCTAATCAACCTCCGGTAATAGGCAGGCAAATAATTATAAGACATTTACCTTATATTCTGAATTATAATATTCTACTGCCATCTGATATTCAGCAATGTTCTTCTCTTTAGCCAATAAACTCAATTTCGCCTTATCAGCAGAAGATATGTTACTGCCATAATAAATAGCTGTAGGCTTCATTATAACTTTGACAGATTCATTTTCATAAGAATCCGGACAAATCAATCGCCATTCATTTTCATATCCCCAGCATTTGGCTTTATTCAAAAACACTTTCAAATAAATAAAAATGTCAGGCAAAACAATGCTGCTATTATTTTCTCCTTTAAGGCTTATAAGAAAGTCAT
The nucleotide sequence above comes from Bacteroides intestinalis DSM 17393. Encoded proteins:
- a CDS encoding DUF4129 domain-containing protein; this encodes MTLSPTDTLVCDTTQLAVWQSDADYNYNRELIAPEVNIFEWLNRWFGEILQSIFGSQFAEDYSKTILISVAVLMLLLIGWFIYKKNPAIFIRSRKNALPYSVGEDTIYGVDFALKIASSLSRHDYREAIRLLYLQTLKQLSDEKRIDWQLYKTPTQYIYEVRMPAFQRLTHHFLRVRYGNFEATEELFQTMLSLQGEVKKGGIV
- a CDS encoding DUF4350 domain-containing protein, translating into MKGNHLFIICIAIFLLLMFAIECRLPKKFVWAPSFSHYDKQPFGCAVFDSLLSTSLPKGYSLSRKTFYELEQEDTISRRGILVATNNLSLTDVDVEAILKIAKRGNKIMLVSNSFNRNLEDTLDFNSSYSYFSPALLKKYAAASLEKDTLFWIGDSAAYPRQSFYFYPQLCSSYLMPDSLPAKVLAEKGIPSVPIALSYPWGKGEIILVSTPLLFTNYGVLDGKNATYIFRLLSQMGDLPIVRTEGYMKQTAQIQMSPFRYFLSQRPLRWALYLTMFTIILFMVFTARRRQRVIPIIYQPENKSLEFTELIGTLYFQKKDHADLVHKKYIYFAEELRREIQVNIEEVANDEHSFSRIAQKTGMNTEEISELIRSIRPVIYGGCTISVEQMKYFIDKMNEIIDHI
- a CDS encoding AAA family ATPase, with translation MEENIERRVDLTLFSEKIQELKDQIASVIVGQEQMVDLVLTAILANGHVLIEGVPGVAKTLLARLVARLIDADFSRIQFTPDLMPSDVLGTTVFNMKTNDFDFHRGPIFADIVLVDEINRAPAKTQAALFEVMEERQVSIDGMTYPMGELYTILATQNPVEQEGTYKLPEAQLDRFLMKITMDYPTLDEEINILKHHHTNATFVKLEDIDSTITKEEFLSLRKLMNQVFIDHTLLQYIAMIVQQTRTSKAVYLGASPRASVAMLQTSKAYALLQGRDFITPEDIKFVAPYVLQHRLILTAEAEMEGYSPVKVTQRLIDKVEVPK
- a CDS encoding DUF58 domain-containing protein: MILNRRFYIALSLIILLLGSGYTFAPLFVLGQWMLFIMLLAVLAEGYMLYRIHGIQAFRQCSSRFSNGDENTVNIRVESSYPYAVSVEVIDEIPFIFQQRNINFQIKLQANEGKTISYQLRPTHRGIYNFGRIRVFVQGRMGLLSRRYTCGDSQDVKVYPSYLMLHRYELLAISDNLTELGIKRIRRVGHHTEFEQIKEYVKGDDYRTINWKASARKHELMVNVYQDERSQQIYSVIDKGRVMQQAFRGMTLLDYAVNASLVLSYVAMQKEDKAGLITFDEHFDTFVPASSRPGHMQTLLENLYNQETTFSETDFSSLCVHLNKHVNKRSLLVLYTNFSSMGSMNRQLAYLQQLNRQHRLLVVFFEDADLKAYIATPASDTEGYYRHVIAEKFAFEKRLIVSTLKQHGIYSLLTTPGNLSIDVINKYLEIKSRQLL